The following coding sequences are from one Leptospira mayottensis 200901116 window:
- a CDS encoding efflux RND transporter periplasmic adaptor subunit, whose translation MKIHFTRRTLLIIGAAALIAIVSIAILALSNRGDKKSKLPPSKPIVSENGEKIEFKENSPGLEIIKTKEIGKDGEFINVDAPARLIASTSPSVSGEERIILFESSDLNDLYVGYVHSRNSFARSIKNYERIKDMFKHRVATEKDLIEAETQQNNDQAELAEYEGKLRAVGLNPALLGKSGSQSAWIISDVPESQLSKLKKGKKVKVRFSSFPSEEWTGTAEALGDNVDPMTRTVKVRIVISNTGYKLKPGMFANVKFPEDTAGDTVVVPFNAIITVEGQNYVFVEESPHEFVRREVTLGISTIDRVNVIEGLSKGDRVVVQGSILLKGLSFGF comes from the coding sequence ATGAAGATACATTTTACCAGAAGAACGCTTTTAATCATCGGAGCGGCCGCGCTCATCGCAATCGTTTCCATCGCGATTTTGGCCTTGTCCAATCGAGGCGACAAGAAAAGCAAACTTCCTCCGAGTAAACCGATCGTTTCGGAAAACGGGGAAAAAATTGAATTCAAGGAAAATAGTCCGGGGCTTGAAATCATCAAAACGAAGGAGATCGGAAAGGACGGAGAGTTTATCAATGTGGACGCTCCCGCCCGTTTGATCGCTTCCACTTCTCCCTCTGTGAGCGGAGAAGAAAGAATCATTCTTTTTGAATCTTCAGACCTGAACGATCTTTATGTTGGTTATGTTCACTCTCGAAACAGTTTCGCCCGTTCGATAAAAAATTACGAACGGATCAAGGACATGTTCAAACATAGAGTGGCGACCGAAAAGGATCTGATAGAGGCCGAAACACAACAAAACAACGATCAGGCGGAACTCGCGGAATACGAAGGAAAACTTCGCGCGGTCGGTTTAAACCCGGCGCTTCTCGGAAAATCGGGTTCGCAGAGCGCTTGGATCATCAGCGACGTTCCCGAATCGCAGCTTTCCAAACTGAAAAAAGGAAAGAAGGTTAAGGTTCGATTTTCCTCTTTTCCAAGCGAAGAATGGACCGGAACCGCCGAGGCTCTTGGAGACAACGTAGATCCTATGACGAGAACGGTTAAGGTTCGTATCGTGATTTCCAACACGGGATATAAACTTAAACCGGGAATGTTCGCCAACGTGAAGTTTCCCGAAGACACCGCCGGAGATACGGTCGTCGTTCCTTTCAATGCGATCATAACCGTGGAAGGACAAAATTACGTTTTTGTGGAAGAATCTCCGCACGAGTTTGTCAGACGTGAAGTGACTTTAGGTATTTCTACCATAGATCGGGTAAACGTAATCGAAGGGTTGTCCAAAGGTGACAGAGTTGTCGTTCAAGGTTCGATCCTTTTGAAAGGGTTGAGTTTTGGTTTTTAA
- a CDS encoding TolC family protein, with amino-acid sequence MRKIFMFLLLLWMVPILSEGTTTGSEPGLGVPETQGQSENPIQREIPENLQDKERTLDLKTAEEKLWKNNLLLLAARFNIDARKAGIEQAGLYANPNIFIDQSIFAEPTQRYFDFTRSGQTVVQIQQLFLLGGKIGKRVRVAELNARMGEQEFYDLARELVTKLRKLFYAIYYYRQAISFYDQSLEALGRTVTSAEMGYKRRAILQAEVLRLKALYFFLKKEREELNIRILEKEADLRVLLNDDSFRSTDVKIVPMIFENQLDSLEPGKLKRDELLELARNKRPDLKKAIQALRFEEANLELQHANAIPDLAFGPMYNRGGTAFQNYWGITAQLNIPIFDRNQGNIKASEKAILSRKQELKNTLLEVENDVAVSIETARLKDELYKKFRNTYTKEYTDLSKDMILSYEKRYITILEFTDFFETYRSSVVEMLKLQTDRMDAIEGVNFSVGQGVLIPKLNQPAAEEK; translated from the coding sequence ATGAGAAAGATTTTCATGTTTTTACTTCTTTTATGGATGGTTCCGATTCTGTCGGAAGGTACGACGACCGGGTCCGAACCCGGATTGGGTGTTCCCGAAACGCAGGGCCAATCTGAAAATCCGATCCAACGCGAGATTCCAGAGAATTTACAGGACAAAGAAAGAACTTTGGATTTAAAAACCGCAGAAGAGAAACTCTGGAAAAATAACTTACTTCTTCTTGCTGCGCGCTTTAATATAGATGCGCGTAAAGCGGGAATCGAACAAGCCGGACTTTATGCGAATCCGAATATCTTTATCGATCAGAGTATTTTCGCCGAACCGACGCAGCGTTATTTCGACTTTACCCGTTCGGGTCAAACCGTCGTTCAAATTCAACAGCTGTTTTTACTCGGCGGTAAAATCGGCAAACGTGTCCGAGTCGCGGAACTCAACGCGAGAATGGGAGAACAGGAGTTTTATGATCTCGCGCGCGAACTCGTAACAAAACTCAGAAAGCTCTTCTACGCGATCTACTACTACAGACAGGCGATTTCTTTTTACGATCAAAGTCTGGAAGCGTTGGGAAGAACCGTTACTTCCGCGGAAATGGGTTATAAAAGAAGGGCGATCTTACAGGCGGAAGTGCTTCGTCTGAAAGCGCTTTACTTTTTTCTCAAAAAAGAAAGAGAAGAATTGAATATTCGAATTTTGGAAAAAGAAGCAGACCTGCGGGTTTTGTTAAACGACGATTCTTTCCGAAGCACGGACGTCAAAATCGTTCCGATGATCTTTGAAAATCAGCTCGACAGTCTGGAACCGGGCAAGTTGAAACGAGACGAACTTTTGGAGCTTGCCCGCAACAAAAGACCGGATCTTAAAAAAGCGATTCAGGCACTTCGTTTCGAAGAGGCGAACTTGGAACTGCAGCACGCGAACGCGATCCCCGATCTCGCCTTCGGTCCGATGTACAACAGAGGGGGAACCGCCTTCCAGAACTATTGGGGGATCACCGCTCAGTTGAACATTCCGATCTTCGATAGAAATCAGGGAAACATCAAGGCTTCCGAAAAAGCCATTCTTTCCAGAAAACAGGAACTCAAAAACACATTGTTGGAAGTGGAAAACGACGTAGCCGTTTCGATCGAAACCGCGCGTCTCAAAGACGAACTGTATAAGAAGTTCAGAAACACATATACGAAGGAATATACGGATCTTTCCAAGGACATGATTCTTAGTTACGAAAAACGTTATATTACGATTTTGGAATTTACAGATTTCTTTGAAACCTATCGTTCCAGCGTCGTGGAAATGCTGAAATTGCAGACCGATCGAATGGATGCGATTGAAGGAGTAAATTTCTCCGTGGGTCAGGGAGTTCTCATTCCGAAACTCAACCAACCGGCCGCGGAAGAAAAGTGA